In Scyliorhinus canicula chromosome 18, sScyCan1.1, whole genome shotgun sequence, a single window of DNA contains:
- the LOC119952886 gene encoding immunoglobulin lambda-1 light chain-like isoform X2, whose translation MMRMLCFFCSLALWLGYGQSQTLTQPPDLTVTPGNTATLDCNIGTADSYVVSWYKQTPGSAPQWILYYHHSNSAPTYGSGFNSDRFTSKVNSGHIIYQLIIKNVEVNDAAVYYCGKWVSSSSTWVLGQGTKLFVAARQLPDPSVKLLGPSADEISTKGAGTLVCLVSKLSMGFAAVSWTVDGSPTSSDVQTSVASRNSDNSFSLSSYLTVPGTDWSSGKVYSCTVQQGAASKTTATASQSGC comes from the exons ATGATGCGGATGTTGTGTTTTTTCTGCTCTCTGGCGCTGTGGCTGGGCT ATGGACAGTCTCAGACTCTGACTCAGCCTCCAGACCTGACTGTGACACCGGGAAACACGGCCACACTGGACTGTAACATTGGAACGGCTGATAGCTATGTTGTGAGCTGGTACAAGCAGACACCGGGATCAGCTCCTCAATGGATCCTCTACTATCATCATTCTAACAGTGCCCCTACCTATGGTTCCGGGTTTAACAGCGATCGTTTCACATCGAAGGTCAACAGTGGCCACATCATTTACCAGTTAATCATAAAGAACGTGGAGGTGAATGATGCCGCCGTCTATTACTGTGGAAAGTGGGTTTCCTCAAGCAGTACT TGGGTGTTAGGCCAAGGGACCAAACTCTTTGTTGCAG CTCGGCAACTCCCTGATCCTTCAGTGAAACTGCTTGGACCTTCAGCCGATGAGATATCCACTAAAGGAGCCGGCACGTTAGTTTGCCTGGTCAGCAAACTGTCCATGGGCTTTGCTGCGGTCAGCTGGACAGTCGATGGGAGCCCGACGAGCAGTGATGTACAAACCAGCGTGGCATCGCGGAACTCGGACAACAGCTTCAGTCTCAGCAGCTACCTGACAGTCCCTGGCACAGATTGGAGCAGTGGGAAGGTGTACTCCTGTACAGTTCAACAAGGAGCAGCTTCAAAAACAACCGCAACCGCCTCTCAATCCGGCTGCTAA
- the LOC119952886 gene encoding immunoglobulin lambda-1 light chain-like isoform X1 encodes MMRMLCFFCSLALWLGYGQSQTLTQPPDLTVTPGNTATLDCNIGTADSYVVSWYKQTPGSAPQWILYYHHSNSAPTYGSGFNSDRFTSKVNSGHIIYQLIIKNVEVNDAAVYYCGKWVSSSSTYVLGQGTKLFVAARQLPDPSVKLLGPSADEISTKGAGTLVCLVSKLSMGFAAVSWTVDGSPTSSDVQTSVASRNSDNSFSLSSYLTVPGTDWSSGKVYSCTVQQGAASKTTATASQSGC; translated from the exons ATGATGCGGATGTTGTGTTTTTTCTGCTCTCTGGCGCTGTGGCTGGGCT ATGGACAGTCTCAGACTCTGACTCAGCCTCCAGACCTGACTGTGACACCGGGAAACACGGCCACACTGGACTGTAACATTGGAACGGCTGATAGCTATGTTGTGAGCTGGTACAAGCAGACACCGGGATCAGCTCCTCAATGGATCCTCTACTATCATCATTCTAACAGTGCCCCTACCTATGGTTCCGGGTTTAACAGCGATCGTTTCACATCGAAGGTCAACAGTGGCCACATCATTTACCAGTTAATCATAAAGAACGTGGAGGTGAATGATGCCGCCGTCTATTACTGTGGAAAGTGGGTTTCCTCAAGCAGTACTTAT GTGTTAGGCCAAGGGACCAAACTCTTTGTTGCAG CTCGGCAACTCCCTGATCCTTCAGTGAAACTGCTTGGACCTTCAGCCGATGAGATATCCACTAAAGGAGCCGGCACGTTAGTTTGCCTGGTCAGCAAACTGTCCATGGGCTTTGCTGCGGTCAGCTGGACAGTCGATGGGAGCCCGACGAGCAGTGATGTACAAACCAGCGTGGCATCGCGGAACTCGGACAACAGCTTCAGTCTCAGCAGCTACCTGACAGTCCCTGGCACAGATTGGAGCAGTGGGAAGGTGTACTCCTGTACAGTTCAACAAGGAGCAGCTTCAAAAACAACCGCAACCGCCTCTCAATCCGGCTGCTAA